The following coding sequences are from one Lolium rigidum isolate FL_2022 chromosome 6, APGP_CSIRO_Lrig_0.1, whole genome shotgun sequence window:
- the LOC124660919 gene encoding eukaryotic peptide chain release factor GTP-binding subunit ERF3A-like, translated as MEHDGEMAPPIPSHATASDADAAADDWAARDDFEEPPAGSHSHPAAAAAAAAEEDAREAALLAPPAEDIKEIESNLQSLELQPSDAPQDSVQTEAEERNRKRHLNVVFIGHVDAGKSTAGGQILFLSGQVDDRTIQKYEKEAKDKSRESWYMAYIMDTNEEERAKGKTVEVGRAHFETETTRFTILDAPGHKSYVPNMISGASQADIGVLVISARKGEFETGYERGGQTREHVLLAKTLGVSKLIVVINKMDDPTVGWSKERYDEIEGKMTPFLKSSGYNVKKDVQFLPISGLLGANMKTRMDKSTCKWWDGPCLFEIMDCIEVPLRDPKGPVRMPIMDKYKDMGTVVMGKIESGTISEGDNLVVMPNKANVKVISIYCDEDKVRSAAPGENVRVKLSGIEEEDIAAGFVLSNVGNPVGAVTEFNAQLQILELLDNAIFTAGYKAVLHIHSVVEECEIVDLIEEIDLKRKKESDPKKKKPKRKPLFVKNGAVVVCRVQVSNLICIENFSDSPQLGRFTLRTEGKTIAVGKVVAVPPAGSATFKA; from the exons ATGGAGCACGACGGCGAGATGGCGCCGCCGATCCCCTCCCACGCCACCGCCTCCGATGCGGATGCCGCAGCGGACGACTGGGCTGCGCGCGATGACTTCGAGGAGCCGCCAGCGGGGTCCCACTCCCATCccgcggccgccgcggccgcggcTGCCGAAGAAGATGCCCGAGAAGCGGCACTGCTAGCTCCTCCTGCCGAAG ATATCAAGGAAATCGAATCAAATCTCCAGTCACTGGAGCTGCAGCCAAGTG aTGCCCCACAGGACAGTGTTCAAACGGAAGCAGAGGAGCGAAATAGAAAACGGCACTTGAATGTTGTGTTTATTGGCCATGTCG ATGCTGGGAAGTCAACTGCTGGAGGTCAGATATTGTTCTTAAGTGGTCAAGTAGATGACCGGACCATCCAAAAATATGAAAAAGAAGCAAAGGATAAAAGCCGTGAGAGCTG GTACATGGCGTACATTATGGACACAAATGAGGAAGAACGGGCAAAG GGGAAGACTGTTGAAGTTGGGAGAGCTCACTTTGAGACTGAAACGACAAGATTCACTATTTTAGATGCACCG GGCCACAAAAGTTATGTTCCGAACATGATAAGTGGTGCATCTCAAGCTGATATTGGTGTTCTG GTGATATCTGCTCGAAAAGGTGAATTTGAAACTGGGTATGAAAGAGGAGGACAGACTCGTGAACATGTGCTGCTGGCAAAAACTTTAGGTGTTTCTAAGTTGATTGTGGTCATAAATAAGATGGACGACCCTACTGTTGGATGGTCTAAAGAAAG ATATGATGAAATAGAAGGCAAAATGACTCCTTTCCTTAAATCATCAGGGTACAATGTTAAGAAAG ATGTCCAATTTTTGCCAATATCTGGTCTTCTGGGAGCTAATATGAAGACCCGAATGGATAAAAGTACCTGTAAATGGTGGGATGGCCCATGTCTATTTGAAATTATGGACTGCATCGAAGTTCCTTTACGAGATCCCAAAGGTCCAGTAAG GATGCCAATCATGGATAAATATAAAGATATGGGCACTGTCGTAATGGGAAAAATTGAGTCTGGGACTATCTCAGAGGGTGATAATCTGGTGGTTATGCCAAATAAG GCAAATGTGAAAGTCATTAGCATATACTGTGATGAAGACAAGGTTAGAAGTGCTGCACCTGGTGAGAACGTCCGTGTCAAATTGTCGGGAATTGAAGAAGAAGACATTGCTGCTGGTTTTGTTCTATCAAATGttg GAAATCCTGTTGGTGCTGTAACTGAATTTAATGCTCAACTGCAGATACTAGAGTTGCTTGACAAT GCAATCTTCACTGCTGGCTACAAGGCAGTGCTGCATATCCATTCTGTAGTCGAGGAGTGTGAGATTGTAGATCTCATAGAGGAAATTGATctgaaaaggaagaaagaaagtgACCCAAAGAAGAAAAAGCCAAAGAGGAAACCACTTTTTGTGAAGAATGGAGCTGTTGTTGTTTGCCGTGTACAG GTCAGTAACTTGATTTGTATCGAGAACTTCTCTGACTCTCCTCAGCTTGGAAGATTTACACTCCGGACAGAAG GTAAAACAATTGCCGTAGGAAAAGTTGTTGCTGTTCCACCAGCTGGGAGCGCAACATTCAAAGCTTAA
- the LOC124661072 gene encoding conserved oligomeric Golgi complex subunit 4-like, translating to MAVPSLAPHPLRPDPAVPPDASADCPPSLDFGDPASLATLRGLTDAGAATRLLHECVAYQRALDARLDALLARRPDLDRAAASLLRSAPPLLSLAASDASALRDSSSSTAALADALSSRVRHLDAAHSRAESALARAEAALDRSRALDAARRALAADDLTAAASAAHEFLAIDSRFPTDDDLRRDLLDIKRRVEGLARRRLSAAVDAQDHPAVLRLVRLFPLLALADEGLQVYVAYLKNVVALRARADFEHLAELISATTQQPTPERPDFVGCLTRLFKDIVLAVEENDAVLRELRGEDAVAYAIIELQEECDTRGTQILRRYAEYRKLARLSSDINSYTKNLLSVVGSVANAAGGNEGPDPREVEHYLEEILALTQLGEDYTEFMVNKIRGLRDVKPELGPQAMKAFRTGSFSKMEKDLTGFYVILEEFFMVENIRKAIRIDEPVPDGLTTSMVDDVFFLLQSCCRRAASTASINSLLAVLGGATSLLSNEYQEALQWRMREPNLGAKLFLGGVGVHKTGEEIATALNNMDVSSEYVLKLRHEIEELCQEIFHAPADREKIKSCLSELGEINASFKKILYSGLEHLVASVAPRIRHVLDIVTTVSYELDDAEYGENEVNDPWVQKLLLAVDTNVAWLQPMMTSNNYDSFVHLIIDFIVKRLEVIMMQKRFSQLGGLQLDKDVRSLINHFSEMSQRPVRDKFSRLSQMSTILNFERVSEILDFWGDNAGHLTWLLTPAEVRRVLGLRIDFRPEAISALRL from the exons ATGGCCGTGCCGTCTCTCGCTCCGCACCCCCTTCGCCCCGACCCAGCGGTGCCGCCCGACGCATCCGCCGACTGCCCTCCCTCCCTCGACTTCGGCGACCCCGCATCCCTCGCCACCCTCCGCGGCCTCAccgacgccggcgccgccacccgcCTTCTCCACGAGTGCGTCGCCTACCAGCGCGCCCTCGACGCCCGCCTCGACGCGCTCCTCGCCCGCCGCCCCGACCTCGACCGCGCCGCCGCGTCCCTGCTCCGCTCCGCCCCGCCGCTCCTCTCGCTCGCCGCGTCCGACGCCTCCGCCCTcagggactcctcctcctccaccgcggcGCTAGCCGACGCGCTCTCCTCCCGCGTGCGCCACCTCGACGCGGCGCACTCGCGCGCCGAGTCCGCGCTGGCGCGCGCCGAGGCGGCGCTCGACCGCTCCCGCGCGCTCGACGCCGCGCGCCGGGCCCTGGCAGCCGACGACCTCACAGCCGCAGCCAGCGCGGCGCACGAGTTCCTGGCCATCGACTCGCGCTTCCCCACCGACGACGACCTCCGCCGCGACCTGCTAGACATCAAGCGCCGGGTCGAGGGGCTCGCGCGTCGGAGGCTCTCTGCCGCGGTCGACGCCCAGGACCACCCCGCCGTGCTGCGCCTCGTGCGCCTCTTCCCGCTCCTCGCTCTCGCGGACGAGGGTCTCCAGGTCTACGTTGCCTACCTCAAGAATGTCGTCGCCCTCCGCGCGCGTGCAGACTTCGAGCACCTCGCAGAGCTCATCTCTGCAACAACCCAGCAGCCTACCCCGGAGCGCCCGGATTTCGTCGGCTGCCTCACCCGTCTCTTCAAGGATATCGTGCTTGCCGTCGAAGAGAATGATGCGGTGCTTCGTGAGCTACGAGGTGAAGATGCTGTCGCCTATGCCATAATTGAGCTGCAGGAGGAATGCGACACAAGGGGCACCCAGATCCTTCGTCGCTATGCTGAGTACCGGAAGCTTGCTCGCCTTTCCTCGGATATAAACTCCTACACCAAGAACCTTCTCTCTGTGGTGGGTTCTGTGGCCAACGCTGCAGGTGGCAACGAAGGGCCTGACCCCAGGGAGGTTGAGCATTATCTTGAGGAGATTCTTGCATTGACACAGCTTGGTGAAGACTACACTGAGTTTATGGTTAACAAGATCCGTGGACTGAGAGATGTCAAGCCTGAACTCGGTCCGCAAGCAATGAAGGCCTTCCGTACTGGTAGCTTCAGTAAGATGGAGAAGGATTTGACCGGGTTTTATGTAATCTTGGAGGAGTTCTTCATGGTAGAAAACATAAGGAAGGCCATCCGGATTGACGAGCCAGTGCCTGATGGTCTCACAACCTCAATGGTGGATGATGTATTTTTTCTACTGCAGAGTTGCTGCCGGCGGGCAGCATCCACTGCAAGCATAAATTCGCTACTTGCTGTGCTTGGTGGGGCAACAAGCCTACTAAGCAATGAGTACCAGGAGGCACTACAGTGGAGAATGAGGGAGCCAAACCTGGGTGCAAAGCTCTTCCTAGGTGGTGTTGGTGTTCACAAGACTGGGGAGGAGATTGCAACTGCACTGAACAACATGGATGTGAGCTCTGAGTATGTGCTGAAGCTCCGCCATGAGATTGAAGAGCTCTGTCAAGAG ATTTTTCATGCTCCTGCTGACCGGGAGAAGATCAAGTCCTGTTTATCAGAGCTAGGCGAGATCAATGCTTCCTTCAAGAAGATCCTTTATTCTGGACTGGAGCATTTAGTGGCGTCTGTCGCCCCCCGCATTCGTCATGTCCTTGACATTGTTACCACTGTTAGCTATGAGCTTGATGATGCCGAATATGGGGAAAATGAGGTGAATGACCCATGGGTGCAGAAGCTTCTCCTTGCAGTTGACACTAATGTTGCATGGCTCCAGCCAATGATGACATCGAACAACTATGATTCTTTTGTTCACTTGATCATCGACTTCATTGTCAAGAGGCTTGAGGTGATCATGATGCAGAAAAGGTTCAGCCAGCTGGGTGGCCTGCAGCTTGACAAGGACGTTCGTTCCCTAATTAATCATTTCTCAGAGATGTCACAGAGACCAGTCCGCGACAAGTTCTCAAGGCTGTCCCAGATGTCAACCATTTTGAACTTTGAGCGTGTATCCGAGATACTGGATTTCTGGGGTGATAATGCGGGGCATCTGACATGGCTGTTGACGCCTGCAGAGGTGAGGAGGGTCTTAGGCCTCAGGATTGACTTCAGACCTGAAGCGATTTCTGCTTTGAGACTTTAA